Proteins encoded together in one Lathyrus oleraceus cultivar Zhongwan6 chromosome 5, CAAS_Psat_ZW6_1.0, whole genome shotgun sequence window:
- the LOC127087928 gene encoding probable pectate lyase 5: protein MAFPTTLMFHLLLLVPVFIHSSPVQDPESVVQQVQKSIIENEKRRKLGYYSCGTSNPIDDCWRCDPNWENNRKRLSECAIGFGRHAIGGKDGKYYMVIDSSDDPINPKPGTLRHAVIQQEPLWIIFKHDMVINLKMDLLVNSYKTIDGRGANVHIAEGPCIRIQQKTNIIIHGIHIHHCVRGGSGYVSDSPNHRVMKTRSDGDGITIFGSEHVWVDHCSLSNCFDGLIDVVHGSTGVTISNNYMTHHNKVMLFGHSDSYEEDKNMQATIAFNHFGEGLGGRMPRCRFGYFHVVNNDYTHWQQYAIGGSSSPTIFSQGNRFLAPDDDDHKEITKHFDSSDGEWKNWNWRSEGDLMLNGAYFTPSGAGASSSTYAKASSMAARPPMLVASMTAGAGVLSCKKGYQCY from the exons ATGGCATTTCCAACCACACTAATGTTTCACTTGTTGCTTCTTGTCCCAGTTTTCATACATTCTTCTCCAGTTCAAGATCCTGAATCAGTGGTCCAACAAGTCCAAAA GAGCATTATTGAGAATGAGAAGAGAAGAAAATTGGGTTATTATTCTTGTGGCACAAGCAACCCAATTGATGATTGTTGGAGATGTGACCCGAATTGGGAAAACAACCGCAAGCGTCTATCAGAATGCGCTATCGGATTTGGTCGACATGCAATCGGAGGCAAAGATGGTAAATACTACATGGTCATTGACTCATCTGATGACCCTATAAATCCCAAGCCAGGAACATTAAGACATGCTGTTATCCAACAAGAGCCATTATGGATCATTTTCAAACATGACATGGTGATTAATCTTAAAATGGATCTTCTCGTAAACTCCTACAAAACAATTGATGGTAGAGGAGCAAATGTGCACATTGCTGAAGGACCGTGTATTAGGATACAACAAAAGACTAACATCATAATTCATGGTATACATATTCATCATTGCGTACGAGGTGGGAGTGGCTATGTGAGCGACTCGCCTAATCATCGTGTGATGAAAACTCGGTCGGATGGTGATGGGATTACGATATTTGGTTCGGAACATGTTTGGGTGGATCATTGTTCTTTGTCAAATTGTTTTGATGGTTTGATTGATGTTGTTCATGGATCGACAGGTGTTACTATTTCGAATAATTATATGACACACCATAACAAAGTTATGCTTTTTGGACATAGTGATTCTTATGAAGAGGATAAGAATATGCAAGCTACTATTGCGTTTAATCATTTTGGTGAAGGGCTTGGAGGAAGAATGCCAAG ATGCAGATTCGGATACTTTCATGTGGTGAACAACGATTACACGCATTGGCAACAATATGCAATAGGTGGAAGTTCGTCCCCGACTATTTTTAGTCAAGGCAATAGATTTCTAGCTCCGGATGATGATGATCACAAAGAG ATTACAAAGCATTTTGACTCGTCGGATGGTGAATGGAAGAACTGGAATTGGAGGTCTGAAGGAGATCTAATGTTGAATGGTGCTTACTTCACACCGTCGGGAGCAGGAGCATCGTCTTCGACTTATGCGAAAGCGTCGAGCATGGCAGCACGACCACCTATGCTTGTGGCTTCAATGACAGCAGGAGCAGGAGTTCTTAGTTGCAAAAAGGGTTACCAATGCTACTAG